The proteins below are encoded in one region of Paenibacillus albus:
- a CDS encoding glycoside hydrolase family 76 protein, with the protein MMVWNNRAEEAQQALSDLFWNPSIRLYDIEIPCPDGACNTIFHYWWMAHAVDALVDGYNRTGDARYAEQLEAIYDGLLVRNGGAFPNELYDDMEWMAIAWLRAYKALGVDRYKEAALLLWEDIKTGWNDAMGGGIAWQKPQLDYKNTPANGPAIILAARLHQQFGRQEDLDWALRIYNWLKSHLVNPDNGFVWDGMNRVGDGQIDKEWKFTYCQGVYIGAGVELYRITGDRGYLDDALRTAAAAEQELTDSISGLLPDEGDGDGGLFKGILVRYLGELAKEAPEHRSAAPLLAQNGTSLWTLGRDAERCVFHTQWGTRPAERVTLSTQLSGIMLLEQLAALERQGIGTAARLDEVK; encoded by the coding sequence GCATGCAATACGATCTTTCATTACTGGTGGATGGCGCACGCGGTAGATGCACTTGTAGACGGATATAACCGGACCGGGGATGCGAGGTATGCGGAGCAGCTGGAAGCTATCTATGACGGGCTGCTGGTGCGTAATGGCGGCGCATTTCCGAATGAATTGTACGATGACATGGAATGGATGGCCATCGCTTGGCTCCGCGCTTATAAGGCGCTTGGCGTGGATCGATATAAAGAGGCAGCTCTCTTGCTATGGGAGGATATTAAGACTGGCTGGAATGACGCCATGGGCGGGGGCATCGCGTGGCAGAAGCCGCAGCTTGATTATAAGAATACGCCTGCGAACGGACCGGCTATTATTCTGGCGGCAAGGCTGCATCAGCAGTTCGGCCGTCAGGAGGATCTCGATTGGGCGCTGCGGATTTACAACTGGCTGAAGAGCCATCTCGTGAACCCGGACAATGGTTTCGTCTGGGACGGTATGAACCGTGTCGGTGACGGTCAGATCGACAAGGAATGGAAATTCACGTACTGCCAAGGCGTCTATATTGGAGCGGGAGTAGAGCTGTACCGGATTACAGGGGATCGCGGATACTTGGATGATGCACTGCGCACGGCTGCTGCGGCTGAGCAGGAGCTGACGGATTCAATCAGCGGCTTGCTGCCGGATGAGGGAGACGGCGACGGCGGATTATTCAAGGGTATTCTTGTTCGATATCTTGGCGAGCTGGCGAAGGAAGCGCCGGAGCATCGCTCGGCAGCACCGCTGCTCGCGCAGAACGGAACTTCGCTCTGGACGCTCGGACGCGACGCGGAACGCTGCGTATTTCATACGCAATGGGGGACGCGGCCTGCGGAGCGCGTGACGTTAAGTACACAGCTGAGCGGTATTATGCTTCTGGAGCAGCTCGCAGCGCTGGAGCGTCAGGGCATTGGAACAGCAGCTCGGTTGGACGAGGTGAAGTAG
- a CDS encoding NAD-dependent epimerase/dehydratase family protein: MRNVLVLGGTRFFGKKLVERLLQAGDQVTIVTRGGLSHPFGEQVKHLQLDRTNAKVLEEAIGDGSYDVVYDNICFMPKEAEEALRLFADKVGKYIVTSTLSVYPFGEPRKTEEYFNALDYTVPNPYPQEINYGEGKRLVEAILLQQASFPVAAVRFPIVLGVDDYTRRLHFHVEHVQQELPIGMPNTDAHLSFIDSDEAAAFLDWLGRVDAVGSFNACSKGEISPGRIVALIEEATGKKAYIALETDKMHDSPFGVPEPWYMSTAKAEAAGYTFKELSGWLPPLIKQLAAE; this comes from the coding sequence ATGCGCAATGTGCTGGTGCTGGGCGGTACACGATTTTTTGGGAAGAAGCTGGTAGAACGGCTGCTGCAAGCAGGCGATCAGGTTACGATTGTGACAAGAGGCGGATTGTCTCATCCGTTCGGTGAACAGGTGAAGCATCTCCAGCTGGACCGTACGAATGCGAAGGTGCTTGAAGAGGCCATTGGCGATGGCTCTTATGATGTGGTATACGACAATATCTGCTTTATGCCGAAGGAAGCCGAGGAAGCGCTGCGGCTGTTCGCAGACAAGGTGGGCAAATACATCGTTACATCCACGCTGAGCGTGTATCCGTTCGGGGAGCCTCGCAAGACGGAGGAGTACTTCAATGCGCTGGACTATACGGTGCCGAATCCGTACCCGCAAGAAATTAATTATGGTGAGGGCAAGCGTCTGGTCGAAGCGATTCTCCTGCAGCAAGCATCCTTCCCTGTAGCGGCGGTACGCTTCCCGATCGTACTCGGCGTGGACGATTATACGCGCCGGCTGCATTTCCATGTCGAGCATGTGCAGCAGGAGCTGCCGATTGGGATGCCGAATACGGATGCGCATTTGTCGTTCATCGATTCTGACGAAGCGGCGGCATTCCTCGACTGGCTGGGCAGAGTGGATGCGGTAGGGTCGTTTAATGCATGCTCCAAAGGTGAAATCTCGCCGGGACGCATCGTTGCGCTGATCGAAGAAGCAACCGGCAAGAAGGCATACATTGCTCTTGAGACGGACAAAATGCACGATTCACCTTTTGGCGTGCCGGAGCCATGGTACATGAGCACGGCGAAGGCCGAAGCTGCAGGCTACACGTTTAAAGAATTGAGTGGTTGGCTGCCGCCGCTCATTAAGCAGTTGGCTGCAGAATAG
- a CDS encoding late competence development ComFB family protein, whose protein sequence is MNYSGHLRVMNAMEPIVVDILEEHFVKPGVLNCKCDNCKLDILLLTLNHLPTHYTSSQEGEAYIKAHYMNPQQQSDVLREITNSVQVIEQKPHHRTMNM, encoded by the coding sequence ATGAACTATTCGGGTCACTTGAGAGTAATGAATGCGATGGAGCCAATTGTGGTTGATATTTTAGAAGAGCATTTTGTTAAGCCAGGTGTGCTCAATTGTAAGTGTGACAACTGTAAGCTTGATATTTTGCTGCTAACATTGAATCATCTCCCCACGCATTATACCTCCAGCCAGGAGGGTGAAGCCTACATCAAGGCTCACTATATGAACCCGCAGCAGCAATCGGATGTGCTGAGGGAAATTACGAATTCGGTTCAAGTCATTGAGCAGAAGCCGCATCATCGAACAATGAATATGTAA